The following proteins are encoded in a genomic region of Synechococcus sp. WH 8016:
- a CDS encoding LdpA C-terminal domain-containing domain — protein MTTALQRADPGELALANGSWVKLICGASNQDLATIGDLCALFAVAGVHCVDVAADAAVVRAAREGLDWAWERTRRRPWLMVSVSDGHDAHFRKAVFDPDLCPPDCSRPCERVCPADAIRAGVGVDERLCYGCGRCWPACPPQIIQSLDRRVGLHDLASLLQSLRPDALEIHTAPGRMPAFQATLEQVRLADVPLRRLSVSCGLEGHQVTVESLSRELWQRHQALRAHQQRPLWQLDGRPMSGDLGVGTARAAVGLWERLQPLAPPGPLQLAGGTNTATVGLLPSQGGAMGPAGVAFGGVARALVQPFFQAAQDRGCRLRDWPDGWAQSLQAARLMIAPWLRRS, from the coding sequence GTGACCACTGCTCTGCAGAGAGCGGATCCCGGTGAGCTCGCTCTGGCGAATGGATCCTGGGTCAAGTTGATCTGCGGAGCCAGCAACCAAGATTTGGCCACGATCGGAGATCTTTGCGCGCTCTTCGCTGTTGCAGGCGTTCACTGCGTGGACGTGGCTGCAGACGCTGCCGTTGTGCGTGCTGCTCGTGAGGGACTCGACTGGGCCTGGGAGCGCACCAGGCGACGCCCCTGGTTGATGGTGAGTGTGAGTGACGGACATGATGCCCATTTCCGCAAGGCGGTTTTTGATCCAGACCTTTGCCCTCCAGATTGCTCACGGCCTTGTGAGCGCGTGTGTCCAGCCGATGCCATCCGGGCAGGTGTCGGCGTTGATGAACGGCTTTGCTACGGGTGCGGTCGCTGTTGGCCGGCATGCCCGCCCCAAATCATTCAATCCTTGGATCGTCGGGTGGGCCTGCATGACTTGGCTTCCCTTCTTCAATCCTTGCGTCCCGATGCTTTGGAAATTCATACGGCGCCAGGGCGCATGCCTGCTTTTCAGGCAACCCTGGAACAGGTTCGTCTCGCGGATGTCCCCCTGAGGCGGCTGTCAGTGAGTTGTGGACTGGAAGGCCATCAGGTCACGGTGGAGTCGCTTTCCAGAGAACTGTGGCAGCGCCATCAAGCCTTGCGTGCGCATCAACAACGCCCGCTTTGGCAGCTTGATGGTCGTCCCATGAGCGGTGACCTTGGGGTTGGGACGGCCCGTGCCGCCGTTGGTTTGTGGGAGCGGCTTCAGCCCTTGGCGCCGCCTGGTCCCCTGCAGTTGGCTGGTGGGACCAATACAGCAACGGTTGGATTGCTGCCATCCCAAGGGGGAGCGATGGGACCTGCTGGTGTTGCTTTTGGTGGGGTGGCGAGGGCGCTGGTGCAGCCCTTTTTTCAAGCGGCGCAAGACCGGGGATGTCGTTTGCGCGACTGGCCGGATGGCTGGGCTCAGTCTCTGCAAGCTGCTCGCCTGATGATTGCTCCCTGGTTGCGGCGTAGCTGA
- the rplD gene encoding 50S ribosomal protein L4: MANCIVRDWQGKEAGKASLDLKVAKETSALDLMHRAVLRQQAHSRQGTASTLTRSEVRGGGRKPYKQKGTGRARQGSVRTPLRPGGGIIFGPKPRSYNLAMNRKERRSALRTALMARIEDLVVVKDFATTLTTPKTKEIIDALGRLGVSATSKVLIILTNPSEAVQRSIRNLETVKLIAADQLNVFDLLHANKLVVGEDALAKIQEVYGDD, translated from the coding sequence ATGGCTAACTGCATCGTTCGCGATTGGCAAGGGAAAGAAGCTGGCAAGGCAAGCCTTGACTTGAAGGTTGCCAAGGAAACCAGTGCCCTTGACCTGATGCATCGCGCAGTGCTGCGTCAGCAGGCCCATAGCCGCCAAGGCACCGCAAGCACCCTGACCCGATCAGAGGTGAGAGGTGGTGGACGCAAGCCCTACAAACAAAAAGGTACGGGCCGCGCACGCCAGGGATCTGTTCGCACTCCACTGCGTCCGGGTGGCGGCATCATTTTTGGACCGAAGCCCCGGTCCTACAACCTTGCGATGAACCGTAAGGAGCGTCGTTCAGCCCTCCGTACCGCCCTCATGGCGCGTATTGAGGATCTCGTGGTGGTGAAGGATTTCGCCACCACGCTGACGACTCCGAAGACCAAAGAGATCATCGATGCTCTGGGGAGACTTGGCGTTTCTGCCACGAGCAAGGTTTTGATCATCCTCACCAATCCTTCCGAAGCGGTGCAACGCTCGATTCGGAACTTGGAGACCGTGAAGCTGATCGCAGCCGACCAACTCAACGTCTTCGATCTGCTCCACGCCAACAAACTGGTAGTGGGCGAGGACGCTCTCGCAAAGATTCAGGAGGTCTACGGCGATGACTGA
- the rpmC gene encoding 50S ribosomal protein L29, with the protein MARPTATDLRQLSDADVTEQIDGLRRELFELRFQQATRQLGNTHRFKESRLKLAQLLTVQSERKRSAAS; encoded by the coding sequence ATGGCACGTCCTACAGCAACAGATCTGCGCCAATTGTCTGACGCAGATGTCACCGAACAAATTGACGGCCTCCGCCGCGAATTGTTCGAACTCAGATTCCAGCAGGCCACCCGCCAGCTGGGCAACACGCACCGCTTCAAGGAGAGCCGTCTCAAACTGGCTCAGTTGCTGACGGTGCAATCGGAGCGCAAGCGCTCCGCTGCTTCCTGA
- the rpsC gene encoding 30S ribosomal protein S3 translates to MGHKIHPTGLRLGITQEHRSRWYASSKNYPALLQEDDRIRKFIHKKYGSAGISDVLIARKADQLEVELKTARPGVLVGRQGSGIEDLRSGIQKTVGDSSRQVRINVVEVERVDADAFLLAEYIAQQLEKRVAFRRTIRMAVQRAQRAGVLGLKIQVSGRLNGAEIARTEWTREGRVPLHTLRAEIDYATKVASTTYGVLGIKVWVFKGEVLSDDSQQQIPVGANPRRRAGRRPQQFEDRSNEG, encoded by the coding sequence ATGGGACACAAAATCCATCCAACCGGCTTACGCCTGGGGATCACCCAGGAGCACCGGTCACGCTGGTACGCATCCAGCAAAAATTATCCCGCCCTCCTGCAAGAGGACGATCGAATTCGCAAATTCATCCACAAGAAATACGGCTCTGCTGGCATCAGCGATGTGCTGATCGCCCGCAAGGCTGATCAACTTGAGGTTGAGCTCAAAACTGCACGCCCCGGTGTGCTGGTTGGCCGTCAAGGCAGCGGAATCGAAGATCTTCGCAGCGGCATTCAAAAAACCGTCGGTGACTCGAGCCGTCAGGTTCGAATCAACGTGGTTGAAGTCGAGCGTGTGGACGCTGACGCATTCCTTCTCGCTGAGTACATCGCTCAGCAACTCGAGAAACGCGTGGCCTTCCGCCGCACCATCCGCATGGCCGTTCAGCGCGCTCAACGAGCCGGCGTCCTTGGCCTAAAAATCCAGGTCAGCGGCCGTCTCAATGGCGCAGAAATCGCTCGTACTGAATGGACGCGGGAAGGACGTGTGCCCTTGCACACCCTTCGCGCCGAAATTGATTACGCCACCAAAGTGGCCAGCACGACCTATGGCGTTCTGGGCATCAAGGTTTGGGTCTTCAAGGGAGAAGTTTTGAGCGACGACTCCCAACAGCAGATCCCGGTGGGAGCCAATCCCCGCCGTCGGGCCGGTCGTAGGCCCCAACAGTTCGAAGACCGCTCAAACGAGGGTTGA
- the rpsS gene encoding 30S ribosomal protein S19: MGRSLKKGPFIADSLLRKVEKQNAADDKSVIKTWSRASTILPMMIGHTIAVHNGRTHVPVFVTEQMVGHKLGEFAPTRTFKGHIKDKKGGR; the protein is encoded by the coding sequence ATGGGACGTTCTCTCAAAAAAGGCCCATTTATTGCTGACAGCCTTCTTCGCAAGGTTGAAAAGCAAAACGCCGCTGACGACAAGTCAGTGATCAAGACGTGGTCCAGGGCCTCCACAATTTTGCCGATGATGATCGGCCATACCATCGCCGTTCACAACGGCAGAACCCACGTTCCAGTCTTCGTGACTGAGCAAATGGTGGGGCACAAGTTGGGTGAATTCGCACCCACACGCACCTTTAAGGGCCACATCAAAGACAAGAAAGGAGGCCGCTGA
- the rplX gene encoding 50S ribosomal protein L24 codes for MATATSKSAPAERIKMRLRKGDTVQVIAGKDKGKTGEVLRTLPNENRVIVEGLNMRTRHVKPTQEGETGRIVTEEASLHASNVMFYSTTKKVASRIELITEKDGSKKRRLKKTGEVID; via the coding sequence ATGGCTACCGCAACATCCAAATCAGCCCCAGCTGAGCGCATCAAGATGCGCCTTCGCAAAGGTGACACCGTTCAGGTGATTGCCGGCAAAGACAAAGGCAAAACAGGAGAAGTCCTGCGCACTTTGCCAAACGAAAACCGGGTGATCGTGGAGGGGCTCAATATGAGAACCCGTCACGTCAAGCCCACCCAGGAAGGTGAAACTGGACGAATTGTCACTGAAGAAGCATCCCTGCATGCTTCCAACGTGATGTTTTATTCCACAACCAAAAAGGTTGCCAGTCGCATTGAACTGATTACCGAAAAAGACGGCAGCAAAAAGCGCCGCCTTAAGAAAACAGGCGAAGTGATCGACTGA
- the rplN gene encoding 50S ribosomal protein L14 produces MIQQETFLTVADNSGAKRIQCIRVLGTNRRYAHVGDVIVATVKDAMPNMGVKKSDIVKAVVVRTKATMRRDTGNSIRFDDNAAVIINDDKNPKGTRVFGPVARELRERSFTKIVSLAPEVI; encoded by the coding sequence ATGATTCAGCAGGAAACATTCCTCACGGTTGCTGATAACAGTGGCGCCAAACGGATCCAATGCATTCGCGTTCTCGGCACCAATCGCCGCTACGCACACGTTGGTGATGTGATCGTGGCCACGGTGAAGGATGCGATGCCCAACATGGGTGTCAAAAAGTCCGACATCGTCAAAGCCGTTGTGGTTCGGACCAAAGCCACCATGCGTCGCGATACGGGTAATTCCATTCGTTTTGATGACAACGCAGCCGTGATCATCAACGACGACAAAAATCCCAAAGGCACTCGTGTCTTTGGACCTGTCGCCCGTGAATTGCGTGAACGCAGTTTCACCAAAATCGTGTCCCTCGCTCCGGAGGTGATCTGA
- a CDS encoding 50S ribosomal protein L23, producing MTERFTGRLADVIRRPLITEKATRALEQNQYTFEVDHRAAKPDIKAAIEQLFDVKVTGISTMNPPRRSRRIGRFAGKRAQVKKAVVRLAEGNSIQLFPES from the coding sequence ATGACTGAGCGCTTCACCGGACGTCTGGCCGATGTGATCCGCCGCCCGCTGATCACTGAAAAGGCCACCCGTGCATTGGAACAAAACCAATACACGTTTGAGGTGGACCATCGCGCCGCCAAGCCCGACATCAAAGCTGCAATCGAGCAGCTCTTCGATGTCAAGGTCACGGGCATTAGCACCATGAATCCTCCTCGCAGGAGTCGTCGTATCGGCCGTTTTGCCGGTAAGCGCGCTCAAGTGAAGAAAGCCGTGGTGCGCCTGGCCGAGGGCAACTCCATCCAACTCTTCCCTGAGTCCTGA
- the rplP gene encoding 50S ribosomal protein L16, whose amino-acid sequence MLSPKRVKFRKQQRGRMRGVATRGNTIAFGEFALQAQECGWITSRQIEASRRAMTRYVKRGGKIWIRIFPDKPVTMRPAETRMGSGKGNPEFWVAVIKPGRILFEMGGEEITPEIAKEAMRLAQYKLPIKTKFIALDEQEQPAGTKAAATSTVES is encoded by the coding sequence ATGCTGAGTCCCAAAAGAGTCAAATTCCGCAAACAACAGCGAGGCCGCATGCGCGGTGTCGCCACCAGAGGTAACACCATTGCCTTTGGTGAGTTTGCCTTGCAAGCCCAAGAATGCGGCTGGATCACTTCGCGTCAAATCGAAGCCAGCCGACGTGCCATGACCCGCTACGTCAAACGTGGTGGAAAAATCTGGATTCGAATCTTTCCGGACAAGCCCGTCACCATGCGCCCCGCTGAAACCCGTATGGGTTCTGGTAAGGGCAACCCAGAATTCTGGGTTGCGGTGATCAAGCCCGGCAGGATTCTGTTCGAGATGGGCGGTGAAGAAATCACCCCTGAGATTGCGAAGGAAGCCATGCGCCTAGCGCAATACAAGCTCCCGATCAAAACAAAGTTCATCGCACTCGATGAACAGGAACAGCCAGCCGGCACCAAGGCTGCTGCTACTTCAACCGTGGAGTCCTGA
- a CDS encoding AAA family ATPase, which produces MTTERITDDLNRLVSLLPAELQASLASPESRDQLLEVVLDLGRVPEARYSGGSTPLGTSTITRADLQAMVERLGQFGSDNRAGIERTLHRISAIRNRRGEVVGLTCRVGRAVFGTVAMVRDLLYSGESLLLMGRPGVGKTTALREIARVLSDDLGKRVVVIDTSNEIAGDGDIPHPAIGRARRMQVARPELQHHVMIEAVENHMPEVIVIDEIGTELEARAARTIAERGVTLVATAHGNALSNLIKNPTLCDLIGGIESVTLGDDEARRRRSQKTVLERAAEPTFSMAVEIHSRSHWAVYREVGRAVDALLRGHVPSPEERKMASDGRVLRVEPQVSPSPLRRPSLAPVPLPDPVDPNPHQPVEMGSAPSALKEAQAPSTLLQVLCCGLSEQRLDEAVRRHDWAVQAVDDLVQADVVLSVRQGLGRQPELRRQARDAGVPILVIKSDTLPQVERALERLLMRRDHGVSDRDSADSGDQSDASAALEECRLAVEQVVVPQGRPVELLPRNDDVRQMQAELVTRYRLRSDVYGTSGQRRLRVFPP; this is translated from the coding sequence ATGACGACCGAGCGCATTACCGACGACTTAAACCGACTCGTTTCTTTGCTTCCAGCAGAGCTTCAAGCCTCGTTGGCTTCCCCGGAGTCCAGAGACCAACTGCTCGAGGTGGTTCTCGACCTTGGACGTGTTCCAGAAGCTCGATATTCAGGTGGGTCCACCCCCCTTGGAACCAGCACCATTACGCGCGCCGATCTGCAGGCGATGGTGGAACGTCTCGGCCAGTTTGGCTCTGATAACAGGGCGGGCATTGAGCGAACCTTGCATCGGATCAGTGCCATCCGTAACCGCCGAGGGGAGGTGGTGGGTTTGACCTGCCGCGTTGGTCGCGCGGTGTTCGGGACGGTGGCGATGGTGCGCGATCTTCTCTATAGCGGTGAGTCCTTGCTTCTGATGGGCCGGCCCGGGGTCGGGAAGACAACGGCCTTGCGCGAGATCGCTCGCGTTCTCTCCGATGATCTGGGGAAGCGTGTTGTGGTGATCGACACCAGCAATGAAATAGCGGGGGATGGCGATATCCCCCACCCTGCGATTGGTCGAGCGCGGCGCATGCAGGTGGCACGCCCAGAGCTTCAGCATCACGTGATGATCGAGGCCGTGGAAAACCACATGCCTGAGGTGATCGTGATTGACGAAATCGGCACCGAGTTGGAAGCGCGTGCAGCCCGCACGATCGCGGAACGGGGGGTGACGTTGGTGGCGACAGCGCACGGCAATGCCCTGTCCAACTTGATCAAAAATCCAACCCTGTGCGATCTCATTGGTGGCATTGAATCCGTCACCCTGGGCGACGATGAGGCGCGTCGTCGTCGCAGTCAAAAAACGGTGCTGGAGCGGGCGGCGGAACCGACCTTCTCAATGGCCGTTGAGATACACAGTCGTAGTCATTGGGCCGTGTATCGAGAGGTGGGACGAGCGGTTGATGCCTTGCTACGCGGGCATGTTCCCAGTCCTGAAGAGCGGAAGATGGCCTCCGATGGACGCGTTCTGCGCGTTGAACCCCAGGTGTCTCCCTCGCCCTTGCGTCGCCCTTCCTTGGCGCCGGTCCCGCTTCCAGATCCCGTTGATCCAAACCCACATCAACCCGTGGAGATGGGGTCTGCACCGTCAGCGTTAAAGGAGGCTCAGGCGCCGTCAACGCTGCTTCAGGTTCTCTGTTGTGGCCTGAGCGAGCAACGGCTGGATGAAGCGGTTCGCCGACATGACTGGGCTGTGCAAGCGGTGGATGATCTCGTGCAGGCCGATGTGGTGCTGAGCGTTCGCCAAGGACTTGGCCGTCAACCTGAGCTGCGTCGTCAAGCGAGAGACGCAGGCGTTCCCATCTTGGTGATCAAATCCGACACCCTCCCTCAAGTGGAGAGGGCCTTGGAGCGTTTGTTGATGCGCCGTGATCATGGAGTGAGCGATCGAGACTCTGCGGACTCTGGTGATCAGTCCGATGCCTCTGCTGCTCTTGAGGAATGCCGTCTGGCCGTTGAGCAGGTGGTGGTTCCGCAAGGCCGTCCCGTGGAGCTGCTTCCCCGCAACGACGATGTGCGCCAAATGCAGGCAGAGCTCGTTACGCGCTACCGCCTTCGTAGCGATGTGTATGGCACCAGTGGTCAGCGGCGACTGAGAGTGTTTCCACCTTGA
- the rplC gene encoding 50S ribosomal protein L3 yields MSIGILGKKLGMSQFFDEQGKAVPVTLIEAGPCRITQLKSSDTDGYQAVQIGFGDIREKLINKPAKGHLAKSGEDLLRHLCEYRVDDLDGIQVGGAITVGDFTAGQKVDVSGDTMGRGFAGLQKRHGFSRGPMTHGSKNHRQPGSIGAGTTPGRIYPGKRMSGRYGGKKITTRGLTILKIDSDRNLLVVKGSVPGKPGSLLNIRPANRVGAKPAKGGK; encoded by the coding sequence ATGTCTATCGGCATTCTTGGGAAGAAATTGGGCATGTCCCAATTCTTCGACGAGCAAGGAAAAGCCGTTCCGGTCACATTGATCGAAGCGGGTCCTTGCCGCATCACCCAGCTCAAAAGTTCAGACACTGACGGCTACCAAGCCGTACAGATTGGCTTTGGCGACATTCGCGAAAAGCTGATCAATAAGCCTGCGAAAGGCCATCTCGCCAAATCCGGCGAAGATCTCCTTCGCCACCTCTGTGAATACCGCGTCGACGATCTCGACGGGATTCAGGTGGGTGGCGCCATCACCGTGGGTGATTTCACGGCTGGCCAAAAAGTAGACGTCAGTGGCGACACCATGGGTCGTGGCTTTGCTGGTCTGCAAAAGCGCCATGGTTTCAGTCGTGGTCCTATGACGCACGGCTCCAAAAATCATCGCCAACCCGGTTCGATCGGTGCCGGCACAACGCCAGGCAGGATCTATCCAGGCAAGCGGATGTCCGGTCGCTACGGCGGCAAAAAAATCACCACCCGTGGTTTGACGATCCTGAAAATTGACAGCGATCGCAACCTTCTTGTGGTGAAAGGTTCTGTTCCCGGGAAACCAGGTTCATTGCTGAACATCCGTCCCGCAAACCGGGTGGGCGCCAAGCCCGCTAAAGGAGGTAAGTGA
- a CDS encoding NAD(P)H-quinone oxidoreductase subunit N, with product MPLLLSGRGFRRELESAGCMAVFAPLEGGAETRLLRRLRGAGYRTQLSSARGLGDPEVFLFQKHGIRPPHLGHQSVGRGAAVGEVQEVMPLLGEAMLGTKPVALWLLEGQVLSRSELSALCDLCRREPRLKVVVEMGGARSLRWQPMNELLNN from the coding sequence ATGCCGCTGCTGCTGTCTGGTCGTGGTTTCCGCCGTGAGCTGGAGTCGGCAGGTTGCATGGCTGTGTTTGCGCCCCTCGAGGGTGGTGCTGAAACGCGTTTGTTGCGCCGATTGCGCGGAGCTGGGTATCGCACGCAGCTTTCCTCTGCCCGCGGTCTGGGCGATCCAGAGGTGTTTTTATTCCAAAAACATGGCATTCGTCCGCCCCACCTCGGGCATCAAAGTGTTGGCCGCGGTGCGGCTGTGGGGGAGGTTCAGGAGGTGATGCCACTCCTTGGTGAAGCGATGTTGGGGACGAAACCGGTTGCGTTATGGCTGCTTGAAGGCCAAGTCCTATCGCGCTCAGAATTGTCAGCCCTGTGTGATCTGTGTCGTCGAGAGCCTCGTTTGAAAGTGGTGGTTGAAATGGGAGGCGCGCGAAGCCTTCGTTGGCAACCCATGAATGAGCTTCTGAACAACTGA
- the rpsQ gene encoding 30S ribosomal protein S17: protein MALKERVGTVVSDKMDKTVVVAVENRFPHPIYQKTVSRTTRYKAHDEDNACRVGDRVRITETRPLSRHKRWAIAEVLSQSPKAEEVSK from the coding sequence ATGGCACTCAAAGAAAGGGTCGGCACCGTCGTCAGCGACAAGATGGACAAAACGGTGGTTGTGGCGGTGGAGAACCGCTTCCCCCACCCCATCTATCAAAAGACGGTCAGCCGCACCACCCGCTACAAAGCCCACGATGAAGACAACGCCTGTCGCGTCGGTGACCGTGTCCGAATTACCGAGACACGTCCACTCAGCCGCCACAAGCGCTGGGCCATTGCTGAAGTCCTCAGTCAAAGCCCTAAAGCTGAGGAGGTGTCCAAATGA
- the rplE gene encoding 50S ribosomal protein L5: MSLKQRYRETIQPKLLKDLSLSNIHEVPKVLKVTVNRGLGEAATNAKSLEASVNELAQITGQKVVITRAKKAIAAFKIRQGMPIGCAVTLRGDRMYAFLERFINLALPRIRDFRGVSPKSFDGRGNYTVGVREQIIFPEISFDKIDAIRGMDITIVTSARTDEEGRALLREMGMPFRSN, from the coding sequence ATGTCACTAAAACAGCGCTATCGGGAGACCATTCAGCCAAAATTGCTGAAAGATTTGAGTCTCTCCAACATTCATGAAGTTCCCAAGGTGCTGAAAGTCACCGTTAACCGCGGACTCGGCGAAGCAGCCACCAATGCAAAGTCTCTCGAGGCTTCGGTGAACGAATTGGCCCAAATCACAGGCCAAAAAGTTGTCATCACCAGAGCCAAGAAAGCCATTGCAGCTTTCAAAATCCGCCAGGGAATGCCGATTGGATGTGCTGTCACCCTCCGGGGTGATCGCATGTATGCGTTTCTAGAACGCTTCATCAACTTGGCGCTGCCCCGCATTCGGGATTTTCGAGGCGTTAGCCCGAAAAGCTTCGATGGCCGTGGGAATTACACCGTGGGAGTTAGAGAGCAAATCATTTTCCCTGAGATCTCTTTCGACAAGATCGACGCCATCAGAGGCATGGACATCACAATCGTGACGTCTGCCCGCACGGATGAAGAGGGCCGGGCCCTCCTCCGCGAGATGGGAATGCCATTCCGCAGCAACTGA
- a CDS encoding HAD family hydrolase has protein sequence MSLQPLLVFDFDGVILDGMDEYWSSSRAACRSLLQGALLPEHTPNSFRQLRPWVHHGWEMVLIAALLQESDGPLQRLGVDAFAADYDQQLQACLHRFGWKTPLLQDSLERVRRQAVSADRSGWVALHQPFEGVPERLSRLEEEGVAWSVLTTKGRDFTAELLDAFQLRPVRLDGRESGPKPEVLVRLRREWALRGFVEDRRATLEAVLETPGLEGLQCFLADWGYLRPADREGLPEGLDLLSASQFAAPLAIWP, from the coding sequence GTGTCACTACAGCCTCTCCTCGTTTTCGATTTCGACGGGGTGATCCTCGACGGGATGGACGAATACTGGTCGAGTTCCCGAGCAGCTTGCCGATCCCTGCTCCAGGGGGCGCTCCTGCCGGAGCACACACCGAACAGTTTCCGTCAGTTGCGTCCATGGGTGCACCACGGCTGGGAGATGGTCCTGATCGCTGCCTTGCTTCAAGAGTCCGATGGACCGTTGCAGCGTCTTGGTGTCGATGCTTTTGCCGCTGATTATGACCAGCAGCTCCAAGCCTGTCTCCATCGGTTTGGATGGAAGACACCGCTGCTTCAAGACTCCCTGGAACGCGTTCGTCGTCAGGCCGTGTCTGCTGATCGTTCCGGCTGGGTGGCATTGCATCAGCCGTTTGAGGGGGTGCCGGAGCGTTTGTCGCGCTTGGAGGAGGAGGGGGTGGCTTGGTCTGTGCTCACCACAAAAGGGCGTGATTTCACGGCCGAGTTGCTTGATGCTTTCCAGCTTCGACCCGTACGCCTTGATGGCAGAGAGTCCGGGCCAAAGCCTGAGGTGTTGGTGCGATTGCGCCGTGAATGGGCGCTGAGGGGGTTTGTGGAAGATCGGCGGGCCACCCTTGAAGCGGTGTTGGAGACTCCAGGGCTAGAGGGGCTGCAGTGCTTTTTGGCCGATTGGGGATACCTGCGTCCGGCAGACCGAGAGGGGTTGCCGGAAGGGCTTGATTTGCTTTCGGCCAGCCAATTTGCAGCCCCCTTGGCGATCTGGCCCTGA
- the rplV gene encoding 50S ribosomal protein L22 produces the protein MTTSSPTATTAQAHGRFIRGSVSKVRRVLDQIRGRTYRDALIMLEFMPYRSTGPITKVLRSAVANAEHNLGLDPATLIISQATADMGPSMKRYRPRAQGRAYAIKKQTCHISIAVAAQTDS, from the coding sequence ATGACAACGTCATCCCCAACGGCAACCACTGCCCAAGCGCACGGCCGCTTTATCCGCGGCTCCGTATCCAAGGTGCGCCGTGTTCTCGATCAAATCCGTGGTCGCACTTACCGCGACGCGCTGATCATGCTCGAGTTCATGCCCTACCGCTCCACCGGTCCAATCACGAAAGTGCTTCGTTCCGCTGTAGCCAATGCTGAGCACAACCTCGGACTTGACCCAGCAACCCTGATCATTTCCCAGGCCACCGCTGACATGGGTCCATCCATGAAGCGGTATCGGCCCCGCGCTCAAGGTCGCGCCTACGCGATCAAAAAACAGACCTGCCACATCAGCATTGCTGTGGCAGCTCAGACCGACTCCTGA
- the rplB gene encoding 50S ribosomal protein L2, with product MAIRTFRPYTPGTRTRVVTDFSEVTGRKPERSLVVSKHRRKGRNNRGVITCRHRGGGHKRLYRLVDFRRNKHGVTAKVAAIHYDPHRNARLALLFYADGEKRYILAPAGISIGQTVVSGTDAPIEIGNAMPLSAVPLGSSVHCVELYAGRGGQMVRTAGASAQVMAKEGDYVALKLPSTEVRLVRRECFATLGEVGNAEIRNTSLGKAGRRRWLGRRPQVRGSVMNPCDHPHGGGEGRAPIGRSGPVTPWGKPALGLKTRKRNKPSNKFVLRKRRKTSKRSRGGRDS from the coding sequence ATGGCAATTCGTACTTTCCGCCCTTACACCCCCGGTACCAGAACCCGGGTGGTCACAGACTTCAGTGAAGTCACCGGCCGCAAGCCGGAACGCTCCTTGGTGGTCTCCAAACACCGCCGCAAAGGACGCAACAATCGCGGTGTTATCACCTGCCGCCATCGCGGTGGTGGTCACAAACGCCTCTATCGCTTGGTCGACTTCCGTCGCAACAAGCATGGTGTTACCGCCAAAGTGGCCGCGATTCACTACGACCCCCACCGCAATGCGCGGTTGGCCCTGCTCTTTTACGCCGATGGCGAGAAGCGCTACATCCTGGCCCCAGCTGGGATCAGCATCGGCCAAACGGTGGTTTCAGGCACGGATGCACCGATCGAGATCGGCAATGCTATGCCGCTCTCAGCCGTCCCACTCGGTTCCAGTGTTCATTGCGTCGAGCTTTATGCCGGTCGCGGTGGTCAGATGGTTCGCACCGCAGGTGCGAGTGCTCAGGTGATGGCCAAGGAGGGTGATTACGTCGCCCTCAAGCTCCCCTCCACCGAAGTGCGCCTCGTGAGGCGTGAGTGCTTCGCCACTCTTGGCGAAGTCGGCAACGCCGAAATTCGCAACACCAGCTTGGGCAAGGCTGGTCGCCGCCGTTGGCTGGGGCGTCGTCCCCAGGTCCGAGGCAGCGTGATGAACCCTTGCGATCACCCTCATGGTGGTGGTGAAGGCCGTGCTCCTATCGGGCGCTCGGGACCTGTCACTCCATGGGGCAAACCCGCTTTGGGCCTAAAAACCCGCAAGCGGAATAAGCCCAGCAACAAGTTCGTCCTCCGGAAACGTCGCAAGACGTCCAAGCGGAGCCGTGGCGGACGCGATTCCTGA